A portion of the Actomonas aquatica genome contains these proteins:
- a CDS encoding TonB-dependent receptor, translating to MQSTLAPACSFSRELPRRAMPVAALLAASGATTTALAQTAIATGNDDDVVHLDTTTVEGSRERQLSSPKFNAPLLDTPQTVTVIPQRLMEEQAATSLRDILRNSPGITFQAGEGGTPAGDQMTIRGFSARTDMFVDGVRDLGGYSRDSFNLEQVEVAKGPSSSTAGRGSTGGSVNLVTKSPHDRAFRSGSAVVGTDNYQRATLDLNQPTAEGQALRVNAMWQDAGVPGRDVVKNSSWGLAPSYAFGTNGPTKVTVAYQRLEQDNVPDYGLPRQAFEEGVDVPSSNWYGLRDRDRENIEQDLATLTVEHQGDGFTLRNLTRYGHTYRDSVHTSPRLSRTTDGMVRRDDWKSRDQTNEIFANQTHLNAELRTGAINHAISAGVEYAKEKERNYARAEADGTVLPETDLLNPNTRDPYNGNITRTGAYGQGEGETVSFYAFDNVFAGQQWQVFAGARYDIFDATQTNVETDGSSASVSRQDEELSTRLGFIYKPQENASFYIGYANSFNPSAEGLSLSSRRTDLSDVDPEQTDSYEVGVKWDTFNSRLSLGAAFFLTEKTNARTPGIDPNDPPIVLDGRERVQGIELSAAGRITRRWDVFAGLSVMESEVLASNTADLEGVELGLTPHTSFNLWSTYRITDAFSIGGGTQYMDSVSRNTSATADEIPDYWLFSAMASYRVNDALTLRLNGTNLTDEDYIDRIGGGHHIPGQARQVLLSAYYSF from the coding sequence ATGCAATCGACCCTCGCTCCCGCCTGCTCTTTCTCCCGCGAACTGCCGCGCCGCGCCATGCCCGTCGCCGCCCTGCTCGCCGCCTCCGGCGCCACCACCACGGCGCTGGCCCAGACCGCCATCGCCACCGGCAATGACGACGACGTCGTCCACCTCGACACCACCACCGTCGAGGGCTCGCGCGAGCGCCAGCTCTCCTCGCCCAAGTTCAACGCGCCCCTGCTCGACACCCCGCAGACGGTCACCGTCATCCCGCAGCGCCTCATGGAGGAGCAAGCCGCCACGTCCCTGCGTGACATCCTGCGCAACTCTCCCGGCATCACCTTCCAAGCCGGCGAGGGCGGCACGCCGGCCGGCGACCAGATGACCATCCGCGGCTTCTCCGCCCGCACCGACATGTTTGTCGACGGCGTGCGCGACCTCGGCGGTTACTCCCGCGATTCCTTCAACCTCGAACAGGTCGAAGTCGCCAAGGGCCCCTCCTCCTCCACCGCCGGCCGCGGCTCCACCGGCGGCTCCGTCAATCTCGTTACCAAGTCCCCCCACGATCGCGCCTTCCGTTCCGGGTCCGCCGTCGTTGGCACCGACAACTACCAGCGCGCCACCCTCGACCTCAACCAACCCACCGCCGAGGGCCAGGCCCTGCGCGTCAACGCCATGTGGCAGGACGCCGGCGTCCCGGGCCGTGACGTGGTCAAAAACTCCTCCTGGGGCCTCGCGCCGTCCTACGCGTTCGGCACCAACGGCCCGACCAAGGTCACCGTCGCCTACCAACGCCTCGAGCAGGACAACGTGCCCGACTACGGTCTGCCGCGTCAGGCCTTCGAGGAGGGCGTCGATGTGCCGTCCTCCAACTGGTATGGTCTGCGCGATCGCGACCGCGAAAACATCGAGCAGGACCTCGCCACCCTCACCGTCGAGCATCAGGGCGACGGTTTCACCCTGCGCAACCTCACCCGCTACGGCCACACCTACCGCGACTCCGTCCACACCTCGCCGCGCCTCTCCCGCACCACCGACGGTATGGTGCGCCGCGACGATTGGAAGTCCCGCGACCAGACCAACGAGATCTTCGCCAACCAGACCCACCTCAACGCCGAGCTGCGCACCGGCGCCATCAATCACGCCATCAGCGCCGGCGTCGAATACGCCAAGGAAAAGGAGCGCAACTACGCCCGCGCCGAAGCCGACGGCACCGTCCTGCCCGAGACCGATCTGCTCAACCCCAACACCCGCGATCCTTACAACGGCAACATCACCCGCACCGGCGCCTACGGTCAGGGAGAGGGCGAAACCGTTTCCTTCTACGCCTTCGACAATGTCTTCGCCGGTCAACAATGGCAGGTCTTCGCCGGCGCCCGCTACGACATCTTCGACGCCACCCAAACCAACGTCGAAACCGACGGCTCCTCCGCCTCCGTTTCCCGCCAGGATGAAGAGCTGAGCACCCGCCTCGGCTTCATCTACAAGCCGCAAGAAAACGCCTCCTTCTACATCGGCTACGCCAACTCCTTCAACCCGTCCGCCGAAGGCCTCAGCCTCTCCTCCCGCCGCACCGATCTCTCCGACGTCGATCCGGAGCAGACCGACAGCTACGAGGTCGGCGTCAAATGGGACACCTTCAACAGCCGCCTCTCGCTCGGCGCCGCCTTCTTCCTCACCGAGAAGACCAACGCCCGCACCCCCGGCATCGATCCCAACGACCCGCCCATCGTCCTCGACGGTCGTGAGCGCGTGCAGGGCATCGAGCTCTCCGCCGCCGGCCGCATCACCCGCCGTTGGGACGTCTTCGCCGGCCTCTCCGTGATGGAGAGTGAAGTCCTCGCCTCCAACACCGCCGACCTCGAGGGCGTGGAACTCGGTCTCACCCCGCACACCTCCTTCAACCTCTGGAGCACCTACCGTATCACCGACGCCTTCTCCATCGGCGGCGGCACCCAATACATGGACAGCGTGTCGCGTAACACCTCGGCCACCGCCGACGAAATCCCCGACTACTGGCTGTTCAGCGCCATGGCCTCCTACCGCGTCAACGACGCCCTCACCCTGCGTCTCAACGGCACCAATCTCACCGACGAGGACTACATCGACCGCATCGGCGGCGGCCACCACATCCCCGGCCAAGCCCGCCAAGTCCTCCTCAGCGCCTACTACTCGTTTTAG
- a CDS encoding TonB-dependent receptor domain-containing protein yields MHLRSLTSSAARLAALALAGSAAIELRADDTTEESAVALEQFVVTAAGFEQQIRNAPASISLISRTELTERRVNNLAEALSDIEGIDVGDSAGKTGGLDISIRGMPSDYTLFLVDGRRQNAAGNVTPNGFGGTSTSFLPPPAAIERIEVVRGPMSTLYGSDAMGGVVNIITRRVDAAWNGTITAGGTLQENRDFGDSLSGQLYLSGPVIPDVLGLTLRGSAYHRMASELEYFDENGDAIEVSRRGPSPVEADINSYGGRLTLVALPEHDFWIDYDRSEQTYDNSEGQLGTLGVRGYAPEQRFNRTQVTAAHTWRHGNGSLETSVMQNNTETIGRILPDDTATAQAGDPRELTNDNLVVDSKYVTQIGDAHTLTVGGQWWDAEMVDGVAPAPYTHTQWALFAEDEWLLRPDLRLTLGFRHDDHSAFGEHTSPRAYLVWNVSDAWTVRTGISQGFKVPRLDQLADGITGFRGQGTIPFIGTPTLSPETSTTTELGFAYAPSSNFSAGVTFFRNDFDDKIATGEGLFNCSFAGSPDRPGCVDYGYWPAVDLYSQSVNIDKAITQGAEFSSRIRFATDWTASANYTYTDSEQKSGADIGQPLTNTPRHMLNARLRWDGSERFSAWISGEYRSERLRSDGAARDLYGDYRAYTLFHLGGAYTVTDQITLNATVSNLFDKDFIDYRPYDNNGSVAYTNLFNNHQEPRRLWMSATYTF; encoded by the coding sequence ATGCACCTTCGCTCCCTCACTTCCTCCGCCGCCCGCCTCGCTGCGCTCGCCCTCGCCGGCTCCGCCGCGATCGAACTGCGCGCCGACGACACGACCGAAGAGTCGGCCGTCGCCCTCGAGCAATTTGTCGTCACCGCCGCCGGCTTCGAGCAACAGATCCGCAACGCGCCCGCCAGCATCAGCCTGATCTCCCGCACCGAGCTCACCGAGCGCCGCGTCAACAACCTTGCCGAGGCCCTCTCCGATATCGAGGGCATCGATGTGGGTGACTCCGCCGGCAAGACCGGTGGCCTCGACATCTCCATCCGCGGCATGCCGAGCGACTACACCCTCTTCCTCGTCGACGGCCGCCGCCAAAACGCCGCCGGCAACGTCACCCCCAACGGCTTCGGCGGCACCTCCACCAGCTTCCTCCCCCCGCCCGCCGCCATCGAACGCATCGAGGTCGTGCGCGGCCCCATGTCCACCCTCTACGGCTCCGACGCCATGGGCGGCGTGGTCAACATCATTACCCGCCGCGTCGACGCCGCCTGGAACGGCACGATCACCGCCGGCGGCACCTTGCAGGAGAACCGCGACTTCGGTGACTCCCTTTCCGGCCAGCTCTACCTCAGCGGCCCCGTCATCCCCGACGTCCTCGGCCTCACCCTGCGCGGCTCCGCCTACCACCGCATGGCCTCCGAGCTCGAGTATTTCGACGAGAACGGCGACGCCATCGAGGTCAGCCGCCGCGGTCCCAGCCCGGTCGAAGCCGACATCAATTCCTACGGCGGCCGCCTCACCCTCGTCGCCCTGCCCGAGCACGATTTCTGGATCGACTACGACCGCTCCGAGCAGACCTACGACAACTCCGAAGGCCAACTCGGCACCCTCGGCGTGCGTGGCTACGCCCCCGAACAACGTTTCAATCGCACCCAGGTCACCGCCGCTCACACCTGGCGCCACGGCAACGGTTCACTCGAAACGAGCGTGATGCAAAACAACACCGAAACGATCGGTCGCATCCTGCCCGACGACACCGCCACCGCCCAAGCCGGGGACCCGCGCGAACTCACCAACGACAACCTCGTCGTCGACTCCAAGTATGTCACCCAGATCGGCGACGCCCACACCCTCACCGTCGGCGGCCAGTGGTGGGATGCCGAGATGGTCGACGGCGTCGCCCCCGCCCCCTACACCCACACCCAGTGGGCCCTCTTCGCCGAAGACGAGTGGCTGCTTCGTCCCGACCTCCGCCTCACCCTCGGTTTCCGCCACGATGACCACAGCGCCTTTGGTGAACACACCAGCCCGCGCGCCTACCTCGTCTGGAACGTCTCCGACGCCTGGACCGTGCGCACCGGTATCAGCCAGGGCTTCAAAGTTCCGCGCCTCGATCAACTCGCCGACGGCATCACCGGCTTCCGCGGTCAGGGCACCATTCCCTTCATCGGCACGCCCACCCTTTCCCCCGAAACCAGCACCACCACCGAGCTCGGTTTCGCCTACGCTCCCAGCTCCAACTTCTCCGCCGGCGTGACCTTCTTCCGCAACGATTTTGACGACAAGATCGCCACCGGTGAGGGCCTCTTCAACTGCTCCTTCGCCGGTAGCCCCGACCGCCCCGGCTGCGTCGACTACGGCTACTGGCCGGCCGTCGACCTCTACAGCCAGAGCGTCAACATCGACAAAGCCATCACCCAGGGCGCCGAGTTCTCCAGCCGCATTCGCTTCGCCACCGACTGGACCGCCTCCGCCAACTACACCTACACCGACAGCGAGCAAAAGAGCGGCGCCGACATCGGCCAGCCCCTCACCAACACCCCGCGCCACATGCTCAACGCCCGCCTGCGTTGGGACGGCAGCGAGCGCTTCTCGGCCTGGATCAGCGGCGAATACCGCAGCGAGCGCCTCCGCAGCGACGGGGCCGCCCGCGACCTCTACGGCGACTACCGCGCCTACACCCTCTTCCACCTCGGCGGCGCCTATACCGTGACCGACCAGATCACCCTCAACGCGACCGTTTCCAACCTCTTCGACAAGGACTTCATCGACTACCGTCCTTACGACAACAACGGCTCCGTCGCTTACACGAACCTCTTCAACAACCACCAGGAACCGCGCCGCCTCTGGATGAGCGCCACTTACACGTTCTGA
- a CDS encoding Fe2+-dependent dioxygenase → MILAIPDILPPDVLADCRAKLEAADWVDGKVSAGHQGARVKNNEQLPAEHPVAVEVGNVLLQALGANPLFMSAALPLHILPPMFNRYAGGQTFGTHVDGSIRTVPGTGQRLRTDLSCTFFFAGPEEYDGGELIIEDTYGSKSVKLPAGHMILYPSTSLHQVTPVTRGTRLCSFFWLQSMVRSDTDRAMLFDLDIAIQRFGQDMASHPSVVQLTGVYHNLLRRWAEM, encoded by the coding sequence ATGATTCTCGCCATTCCCGACATTCTCCCGCCCGACGTCCTCGCCGACTGTCGCGCCAAGCTCGAGGCGGCCGACTGGGTCGACGGCAAAGTCTCCGCCGGCCACCAGGGCGCCCGCGTCAAAAACAACGAACAGCTCCCCGCCGAGCACCCGGTCGCCGTCGAGGTCGGCAACGTCCTTCTCCAAGCGCTCGGCGCCAACCCGTTGTTCATGTCGGCTGCGCTGCCGCTGCACATCCTGCCGCCCATGTTCAACCGCTACGCCGGCGGCCAGACCTTCGGCACCCATGTCGACGGTTCCATTCGCACCGTCCCCGGCACCGGCCAACGCCTGCGCACCGACTTGTCCTGCACCTTCTTCTTCGCCGGCCCCGAGGAATACGACGGCGGTGAACTCATCATCGAGGACACCTACGGCTCCAAGAGCGTGAAGCTCCCCGCCGGCCACATGATCCTCTACCCGTCGACCAGCCTGCACCAAGTCACGCCCGTCACCCGTGGCACCCGCCTCTGCTCCTTCTTCTGGCTGCAGTCCATGGTGCGCTCCGACACCGACCGCGCCATGCTCTTCGACCTCGACATCGCCATCCAGCGTTTTGGCCAGGACATGGCCTCCCACCCGTCCGTCGTCCAACTCACCGGCGTTTACCACAACCTCCTCCGCCGCTGGGCGGAGATGTAA
- a CDS encoding thioredoxin domain-containing protein, whose amino-acid sequence MNRSRVIPRLLAACILAATTAALSVTTAAAEPLAVLPDDLPSLGQADAPISVIAVRSFRCGHCHDFQSEAFPLMQEAYIDTGRVHWRSLDADDRNPRLTIFEVARAAHAAGVYWEINDFLFSYAARSPSAIFGAVEQGDLPGRGPMLAALHDGSARRAAQADLKAARKLGITALPTFLIRHTTADGTRQEVRLTDPRQLRPTLDRLLAAESAAASPTH is encoded by the coding sequence TTGAACCGTTCCCGCGTCATTCCCCGCCTGCTCGCGGCGTGTATCCTCGCCGCCACTACGGCCGCGCTCTCCGTCACCACCGCCGCCGCCGAGCCGCTCGCCGTCCTGCCGGACGATCTGCCGAGCCTCGGCCAGGCCGACGCCCCCATCAGCGTGATCGCCGTGCGCTCCTTCCGCTGCGGCCACTGCCACGACTTCCAGTCCGAAGCCTTCCCGCTCATGCAGGAGGCCTACATCGACACCGGCCGCGTCCACTGGCGCAGCCTCGATGCCGACGATCGCAACCCGCGCCTCACCATCTTCGAGGTCGCCCGCGCCGCCCACGCCGCCGGCGTGTATTGGGAAATCAATGACTTCCTCTTCAGCTACGCCGCTCGCTCGCCCAGCGCCATCTTCGGCGCCGTCGAACAAGGCGACCTGCCCGGCCGCGGGCCCATGCTCGCCGCCCTGCACGACGGCTCTGCCCGCCGTGCCGCCCAGGCCGATTTGAAAGCCGCCCGCAAGCTCGGCATCACCGCCCTGCCGACTTTCCTGATCCGGCACACGACCGCCGACGGCACCCGCCAGGAAGTCCGCCTCACCGATCCGCGCCAACTGCGCCCCACCCTCGATCGGCTCCTCGCTGCCGAATCCGCCGCCGCGTCCCCGACCCACTGA
- a CDS encoding PepSY-associated TM helix domain-containing protein has protein sequence MKRFRSVLFWIHLCAGIVAGVIIFVMSFTGLALAFEQELIDWSQRDSRRVDPPADTAPLSAEALLAAFSAAHPDTEASTLALSSDPADAAVVRVGRRETYYLNPYTGAVLEPGSSAMEDFMHTMVAWHRWLGQSGDSRGIGKAITGASNAAYVVLAVTGLYLWFPRRWARRALRPSLWFTGASGKARDWNWHNVFGFWMLIPITVMAVSGMVISYQWAGKLVYTLAGEEAPTRRGPPGPPASASAPSTQEAPSAPVALDTFFTTAAAASPDWTSLSLSLPVRGDTARVSVKTPHDWPRTASTTLTVDGTAGTVTERETFADQSTGRQWRSWLRFLHTGQALGWIGQAIGAVGCLAGCFLVYTGFALSWRRFFGRKAKADATPA, from the coding sequence GTGAAACGTTTCCGCTCCGTTCTCTTCTGGATCCACCTTTGCGCCGGCATCGTCGCCGGCGTGATCATCTTTGTGATGTCCTTCACCGGACTCGCCCTCGCCTTTGAACAGGAGCTCATCGACTGGTCGCAGCGCGATTCCCGCCGGGTCGATCCGCCCGCCGACACCGCCCCGCTCTCCGCCGAAGCGCTGCTCGCCGCCTTCAGCGCCGCCCACCCGGATACTGAAGCCTCCACCCTTGCTCTCTCCTCCGACCCCGCCGATGCCGCCGTCGTGCGCGTCGGTCGCCGCGAGACGTATTACCTCAATCCCTACACCGGCGCCGTGCTCGAACCCGGCTCCAGCGCCATGGAGGACTTCATGCACACCATGGTCGCCTGGCACCGCTGGCTCGGCCAGAGCGGTGACAGCCGCGGTATCGGCAAAGCCATTACGGGCGCCAGCAACGCCGCCTATGTCGTGCTCGCCGTCACCGGCCTCTACCTCTGGTTCCCGCGCCGCTGGGCCCGCCGCGCCCTGCGCCCCTCGCTCTGGTTCACCGGCGCTTCCGGCAAGGCCCGCGACTGGAACTGGCACAACGTATTCGGTTTTTGGATGCTCATTCCCATCACCGTCATGGCCGTGAGCGGCATGGTCATCTCCTACCAATGGGCCGGCAAACTGGTCTACACCCTCGCCGGTGAGGAAGCCCCCACCCGCCGCGGCCCTCCGGGACCGCCGGCCTCCGCCTCGGCTCCCTCTACCCAGGAGGCCCCGTCGGCCCCCGTCGCCCTCGACACCTTCTTCACCACCGCCGCGGCCGCCAGCCCCGACTGGACCTCCCTCAGCCTCAGCCTGCCCGTGCGCGGTGACACAGCCCGTGTCTCCGTCAAAACGCCGCACGACTGGCCGCGCACCGCCTCGACCACCCTCACCGTCGACGGCACCGCCGGCACCGTAACCGAGCGCGAGACCTTCGCCGACCAAAGCACCGGCCGCCAATGGCGCAGCTGGCTGCGTTTCCTCCACACCGGCCAGGCGCTCGGCTGGATCGGTCAGGCGATCGGCGCCGTCGGCTGCCTCGCCGGCTGTTTCCTCGTCTACACCGGCTTCGCCCTCAGCTGGCGCCGCTTCTTCGGCCGCAAAGCCAAAGCCGACGCCACTCCGGCCTGA